One segment of Pleomorphomonas sp. PLEO DNA contains the following:
- the tam gene encoding trans-aconitate 2-methyltransferase, with the protein MADWSPDTYLKFEDERTRPARDLLNAVPLAEPSLVIDIGCGPGNSTELLVERFPHARHLGIDTSPAMLDKARARLPGTVFLQADAASFKPDMPPDLMFANAVFQWLPDHIDVFVRLLDELAPGGVLAAQMPDNLAEPTHRLMGEVAASGRWASKLRDAARAPLPPVRRYYEALKPHCRRLDIWHSIYNHPLTDAAAVVEWVRSTGLKPFLDPLDDGERADFLAAYTEKVAEAYLPLAGGGVLLRFPRLFIVATR; encoded by the coding sequence ATGGCCGACTGGTCGCCCGACACCTACCTGAAGTTCGAGGACGAGCGGACGCGGCCGGCTCGTGATCTTCTCAACGCGGTCCCGCTTGCTGAACCATCCCTGGTGATCGATATCGGCTGCGGGCCGGGCAATTCCACCGAACTTCTGGTGGAGCGTTTCCCGCATGCGCGGCATCTCGGCATCGATACCTCGCCGGCCATGCTGGACAAGGCGCGGGCGCGGCTGCCGGGTACGGTGTTCCTTCAGGCCGACGCCGCCAGCTTCAAGCCGGATATGCCGCCAGATCTGATGTTCGCCAACGCGGTGTTTCAGTGGCTGCCCGATCACATCGACGTCTTTGTTCGCCTGCTCGATGAGCTGGCGCCCGGCGGCGTCCTCGCCGCGCAGATGCCGGACAATCTTGCCGAACCGACGCACAGGCTGATGGGCGAAGTGGCTGCCTCGGGGCGCTGGGCCAGCAAGCTCCGGGATGCCGCCCGCGCGCCGCTGCCGCCGGTCAGGCGCTATTACGAGGCGCTGAAGCCGCATTGTCGCCGCCTCGACATCTGGCACAGCATCTACAATCATCCGCTCACGGACGCGGCGGCGGTGGTGGAGTGGGTGCGTTCGACCGGCCTTAAGCCATTTCTTGATCCGCTCGACGATGGCGAGCGGGCCGATTTCCTCGCCGCCTATACCGAGAAGGTGGCCGAAGCCTATCTGCCGCTTGCCGGCGGCGGCGTGCTCCTGAGATTTCCGAGACTTTTCATCGTGGCGACGAGGTAG